Proteins from a genomic interval of Rhipicephalus microplus isolate Deutch F79 chromosome 6, USDA_Rmic, whole genome shotgun sequence:
- the CycC gene encoding cyclin C: MAGNFWQSSQYQQWLLDRQDLLRERHSDLQVLSEEEYHKLMIFFANFIQALGEQLKVKQQVVATATVYFKRFYVRNSLRCVDPLLMAPTCIFLASKVEEFGVISNSRLVTTCQTVVKNKFSHVFPQDFPYRINHVLECEFYLLEMMDCCLVLYHPYRPLVQYVHDIGPEDSLLSMAWKVVNDSLRTDVCLLHPPHQIALACLHVACVILQRDCKHWFAELNVDMEKILDITRQVLGLYDTWRNMDEKKELPPILAKVPKPKTQPSRPPSQGPNDQNVTQQPS, encoded by the coding sequence ATGGCGGGAAACTTTTGGCAAAGCTCGCAGTATCAGCAGTGGCTGCTGGACCGCCAGGACTTGTTACGCGAGCGTCACAGCGACCTGCAAGTGCTGAGCGAAGAGGAGTACCACAAACTCATGATCTTCTTCGCCAACTTCATCCAGGCCCTGGGCGAGCAACTCAAGGTGAAACAGCAGGTCGTCGCCACGGCCACCGTCTACTTCAAGCGCTTTTACGTCCGCAACTCGCTGCGCTGCGTGGATCCGCTCCTAATGGCGCCCACTTGCATCTTCCTCGCATCCAAGGTGGAAGAGTTCGGCGTCATCTCCAACAGCCGCCTGGTGACCACCTGCCAGACGGTGGTGAAGAACAAGTTCTCGCACGTCTTCCCGCAGGACTTCCCGTACCGCATCAACCACGTGCTCGAGTGCGAATTCTACCTGCTCGAGATGATGGACTGCTGCCTCGTGCTGTACCACCCGTACCGGCCGCTGGTGCAGTACGTCCACGACATCGGTCCCGAAGACAGCCTGCTCTCGATGGCCTGGAAAGTCGTGAACGACTCGTTACGCACCGACGTCTGCCTTCTGCACCCGCCGCACCAGATCGCCCTGGCCTGTCTGCACGTCGCCTGCGTCATCCTGCAGCGGGACTGCAAGCACTGGTTCGCCGAGCTGAACGTCGACATGGAGAAGATCCTCGACATCACGCGGCAGGTCCTGGGACTCTACGACACCTGGAGGAACATGGACGAAAAGAAGGAGCTGCCTCCCATCCTAGCCAAGGTGCCCAAACCCAAGACGCAACCCTCGAGACCTCCGTCCCAGGGACCCAACGACCAAAACGTGACGCAACAACCCAGCTAG